One part of the Candidatus Kouleothrix ribensis genome encodes these proteins:
- a CDS encoding pyruvoyl-dependent arginine decarboxylase produces the protein MKITITTGTGTGPTAIAAFDAALRCAGVANYNLIALSSIIPPGSTIERARFVAPDGEYGHRLYVVMARCDVSTLGKQAWAGIGWVQEPANARGLFVEICGGEQAGVQAEIEATLGAMMACRGHTYGPIDSALAGITCSGMPVCALSIAVYQSQGWQ, from the coding sequence ATGAAGATTACCATTACAACCGGCACCGGCACCGGGCCAACTGCAATTGCGGCCTTCGACGCGGCCCTGCGCTGCGCGGGTGTGGCGAACTATAACCTGATCGCGCTGTCGTCGATCATTCCGCCGGGCAGCACCATCGAGCGTGCGCGGTTTGTCGCGCCAGATGGCGAATATGGGCACCGGCTATACGTGGTGATGGCGCGCTGCGATGTGTCTACCCTTGGCAAGCAGGCCTGGGCGGGGATCGGCTGGGTGCAGGAGCCGGCCAACGCGCGTGGGCTGTTTGTCGAGATCTGTGGCGGCGAGCAGGCCGGCGTGCAAGCCGAGATTGAAGCGACGCTGGGGGCGATGATGGCGTGCCGTGGGCACACGTATGGCCCGATCGACTCTGCGCTGGCCGGGATCACCTGTAGCGGCATGCCTGTCTGCGCGCTGAGCATCGCAGTCTATCAAAGCCAGGGATGGCAGTAA
- a CDS encoding response regulator, with translation MPTILLVEDDPMNLDMMTRHLKWEGYRVITATNGVQAVALARSAAVDLILMDMGLPIMNGWQATERLKTGADTRDIPIIALTAYALTEERIKSLAAGCDDIETKPVDFTRLWAKMKRYLAHMPDPAAS, from the coding sequence ATGCCTACCATCCTGCTGGTTGAAGATGACCCGATGAACCTCGATATGATGACCCGCCACCTCAAGTGGGAGGGGTATCGCGTGATCACGGCGACCAACGGTGTGCAGGCGGTGGCCCTGGCTCGCTCAGCGGCGGTCGACTTGATTCTTATGGATATGGGCCTGCCGATCATGAACGGCTGGCAGGCGACCGAGCGGCTAAAGACCGGGGCCGATACGCGCGATATCCCGATCATTGCGCTGACGGCCTACGCGCTGACCGAAGAGCGGATTAAGTCGCTGGCTGCCGGCTGCGACGATATCGAGACCAAGCCGGTCGATTTTACGCGCCTGTGGGCCAAGATGAAACGGTATCTCGCGCATATGCCCGACCCAGCTGCAAGTTAG